Proteins from one Parvibaculum lavamentivorans DS-1 genomic window:
- the uca gene encoding urea carboxylase: MFTRVLIANRGEIAVRVIKTLRRMGVSPVAIYSEADRFAPHVQLADDAFCVGPASVAESYLNVDAILDAVRESGAEAVHPGYGFLSENPEFASALSRDGVAFIGPRPEHMCAFALKHTARELAEKSGVPLLPGSGLIVDLDDALTQAEEIGYPVMLKSTAGGGGIGLQLCRSAADMPRLYDTVRRLALANFKDSGLFLEKYVAAARHIEVQIFGDGDGNVIALGERDCSAQRRNQKVIEETPAPNLEAGMRAALHEAAVRLGESVSYASAGTVEFIYDETERKFYFLEVNTRLQVEHPVTEEVTGLDLVEMMVRQAAGELGDLSACAREPKRHAIEVRLYAEDAGRNFQPSSGLLTEVSFPADARIDGWIATGTEVTPFYDPMLAKIIVKGETREEASAKLASALDATSVYGIETNLDYLRSLARSAAFLEGRMLTSTLGSYDYESAGIDVLAPGAQSSLQDYPGRVGLWNVGVPPSGPMDPLSHRLANRLVGNPDEAATLEMTLNGPTLRFRSDATIALCGAEMKATLDGAAVPFWQPVDVARGQTLALGAVEGAGQRAYLAVRNGFDAPVYLGSRSAFTLGRFGGHAPGALKTGDVLRINRQGAVLPVAAGLPVSARPALAREWEIAALYGPHGAPDFFLDDDIETLFGTEYEVHYNSARTGVRLIGPKPGWARKDGGEAGLHPSNIHDNAYAVGTIDFTGDMPIILGPDGPSLGGFVCPATLAKAELWKLGQLRPGDKVRFRRVSDEEAAEMRRAEEIWIATLARPAAPARLSTPQEDAVLARLTDLETAVTYRRAGDDYLLIEYGPIVLDFALRFRAHAMMTALEARALAGILEMTPGIRSLQIHFDPDVLPARKLLAILEEMERALPASADIEVPSRIVHLPLSWDDEAAQEAVRKYGTLVRPDAPWVPSNIEFIRRINGLAHIDDVRRIVFDADYMVFGLGDVYLGAPVATPLDPRHRLVTTKYNPARTWTPENAVGIGGAYLCVYGMEGPGGYQLVGRTVQMWNSWRQTENFQKPWLLRFFDRLRFFPVSAEELLEAREAFPHGKYQVRVEEGSFRLSDYLSYLDENAAAIDDFRSMQRQAFEEERHRWEAQGIAMASMEPEVAAIEEISDLPEGGQLVEAGVPGNVWSIGVSPGDEVAADQTLVILESMKMEIEVRAPMPARVHEVHCAPGKMVQAGQALVTLVPLDEVQPRLEAAS; the protein is encoded by the coding sequence ATGTTCACGAGAGTCCTTATTGCCAATCGCGGCGAGATCGCGGTTCGCGTCATCAAGACGCTGCGGCGCATGGGTGTGTCGCCTGTCGCCATCTATTCGGAGGCGGACCGCTTTGCGCCGCATGTGCAGCTTGCCGACGATGCGTTCTGCGTCGGCCCGGCTTCCGTTGCCGAAAGCTATTTGAACGTGGATGCCATTCTCGACGCCGTACGGGAGTCGGGGGCGGAGGCTGTGCATCCCGGCTATGGTTTCCTGAGCGAGAACCCGGAATTTGCGAGCGCGCTGTCGCGGGACGGCGTTGCGTTCATCGGCCCGAGGCCGGAGCATATGTGTGCCTTTGCGTTGAAGCATACGGCGCGCGAACTGGCGGAGAAAAGCGGCGTGCCGCTGCTGCCGGGTTCAGGGCTGATCGTCGATCTCGACGATGCGCTGACGCAGGCGGAGGAGATCGGCTATCCGGTGATGCTGAAGAGCACGGCGGGAGGCGGCGGGATCGGGCTGCAGCTTTGCCGCTCAGCCGCCGACATGCCACGCCTTTATGACACGGTGCGGCGGCTTGCCTTGGCGAACTTCAAGGATAGCGGGCTCTTTCTCGAAAAATACGTGGCTGCCGCGCGGCATATCGAGGTGCAGATTTTCGGCGATGGCGATGGCAACGTCATTGCGCTTGGCGAACGCGACTGTTCGGCGCAAAGGCGCAACCAGAAGGTCATCGAGGAGACGCCGGCACCGAACCTTGAAGCCGGCATGCGCGCGGCGCTGCATGAAGCGGCGGTGCGGCTTGGAGAGAGCGTTTCCTATGCCTCGGCAGGCACGGTTGAATTCATCTATGACGAGACGGAAAGGAAGTTCTACTTCCTGGAAGTGAACACGCGGCTTCAAGTGGAGCATCCCGTGACCGAGGAGGTGACGGGGCTCGACCTGGTCGAGATGATGGTGCGGCAGGCGGCGGGCGAGCTGGGCGATCTTTCGGCCTGTGCGCGCGAGCCGAAGAGACATGCTATCGAGGTGCGGCTCTATGCGGAAGACGCCGGGCGCAACTTCCAGCCGAGTTCCGGCCTGCTCACCGAAGTTTCGTTCCCGGCCGATGCGCGCATCGACGGATGGATTGCGACGGGAACGGAGGTGACGCCCTTCTACGATCCGATGCTAGCCAAGATCATCGTCAAGGGCGAGACGAGAGAAGAAGCATCGGCGAAGCTCGCCTCCGCGCTCGATGCGACCAGTGTCTACGGCATCGAGACCAATCTCGATTACCTGCGCTCCCTGGCGAGGTCCGCCGCATTTCTCGAAGGGCGGATGCTGACCTCGACGCTTGGCAGCTATGATTATGAGAGCGCCGGTATCGATGTTCTCGCGCCGGGCGCACAGTCGAGCCTGCAGGATTATCCCGGCCGCGTAGGGCTCTGGAATGTCGGGGTTCCGCCGTCGGGACCAATGGACCCGCTGTCGCACAGGCTGGCCAATCGTCTTGTCGGGAACCCCGATGAGGCGGCAACCCTCGAAATGACGCTGAACGGACCCACATTGCGGTTCCGCAGCGATGCAACGATTGCCCTTTGCGGCGCGGAAATGAAAGCGACGCTTGATGGCGCGGCAGTCCCGTTCTGGCAGCCGGTAGATGTAGCGCGCGGGCAGACGCTCGCGCTCGGCGCGGTCGAAGGCGCGGGGCAGCGCGCCTATCTCGCCGTGCGCAACGGTTTTGACGCACCTGTCTATCTCGGTTCGCGCTCGGCCTTCACGCTGGGGCGCTTCGGCGGGCATGCGCCGGGTGCGCTGAAGACGGGCGATGTGCTGCGCATCAATCGCCAGGGCGCGGTTTTGCCTGTTGCCGCGGGGCTCCCTGTTTCCGCGCGGCCCGCGCTCGCTCGCGAATGGGAAATCGCGGCTCTCTATGGGCCGCATGGTGCGCCGGACTTTTTTCTCGATGACGACATCGAGACATTGTTCGGAACGGAATACGAGGTGCATTACAACTCCGCCCGAACGGGTGTGCGCCTTATCGGGCCGAAGCCCGGCTGGGCGCGAAAGGATGGCGGCGAGGCAGGTCTTCATCCATCGAACATTCACGACAATGCCTATGCCGTGGGTACGATCGATTTCACCGGCGACATGCCGATCATTCTCGGGCCGGACGGACCGAGCCTTGGCGGCTTTGTCTGTCCGGCGACGCTCGCCAAGGCGGAGCTCTGGAAACTTGGGCAGTTGAGGCCCGGCGACAAGGTTCGCTTCCGCCGCGTGTCGGACGAGGAAGCAGCGGAGATGCGCCGGGCGGAAGAAATATGGATTGCGACGCTCGCGCGGCCCGCCGCGCCCGCACGCCTTTCAACGCCGCAGGAGGATGCCGTCCTCGCGCGGCTCACCGACCTCGAAACGGCGGTGACCTATCGCCGGGCGGGCGACGATTATCTGCTGATCGAATACGGGCCCATCGTGCTCGACTTTGCATTGCGCTTCCGCGCCCATGCGATGATGACGGCGCTGGAGGCGCGGGCGCTTGCCGGCATTCTCGAGATGACGCCGGGCATCCGCTCGCTGCAGATTCATTTCGATCCGGATGTACTGCCGGCACGAAAGCTGCTCGCCATTCTGGAAGAAATGGAGCGTGCGCTGCCGGCAAGCGCGGATATCGAAGTGCCGAGCCGCATCGTGCATCTGCCATTGTCTTGGGATGATGAGGCGGCGCAGGAGGCCGTGCGAAAATACGGAACGCTGGTCCGGCCGGATGCGCCATGGGTGCCGAGCAATATCGAGTTCATCCGCCGCATCAACGGGCTTGCGCATATCGATGATGTAAGGCGCATCGTCTTCGACGCGGACTACATGGTGTTTGGGCTCGGCGACGTTTATCTCGGCGCGCCCGTGGCGACCCCGCTCGATCCAAGGCACAGGCTCGTTACCACAAAGTACAATCCCGCGCGCACATGGACGCCGGAAAATGCCGTCGGCATCGGCGGCGCCTATCTCTGCGTCTACGGCATGGAAGGGCCGGGCGGCTACCAACTTGTCGGCCGCACGGTGCAGATGTGGAACAGCTGGCGGCAGACGGAGAATTTCCAGAAGCCCTGGCTGCTGCGCTTCTTCGATAGGTTGCGCTTCTTTCCGGTATCGGCGGAAGAGTTGCTTGAGGCGCGTGAGGCTTTCCCGCATGGCAAGTATCAAGTGCGTGTGGAGGAAGGAAGCTTTCGTCTCAGCGATTATCTCTCCTATCTCGACGAGAATGCCGCGGCGATTGACGATTTTCGGTCGATGCAACGGCAGGCTTTCGAGGAGGAGCGGCACCGCTGGGAGGCGCAAGGCATCGCCATGGCCTCGATGGAGCCCGAAGTGGCCGCTATCGAGGAAATTTCCGATCTGCCGGAAGGAGGGCAACTTGTGGAAGCGGGTGTGCCCGGAAATGTCTGGTCGATAGGGGTTTCGCCCGGCGACGAGGTGGCGGCCGATCAGACGCTCGTCATTCTCGAGTCGATGAAAATGGAGATTGAGGTGCGCGCGCCGATGCCCGCCCGCGTGCATGAGGTGCATTGCGCGCCTGGCAAGATGGTGCAGGCAGGGCAGGCGCTGGTAACGCTGGTGCCGCTCGATGAAGTGCAACCCAGGCTGGAGGCCGCGTCATGA
- the atzF gene encoding allophanate hydrolase, with product MKGFSFSVASLRAGFAAGVRAEDVAAEALARADACADPAIWISRVPHEDVLARARELDALPREQRARMPLFGVPIAIKDNIDLTGLPTTAACPEFSYSPKESAAVVQRLVEAGAIPMGKTNLDQFATGLVGTRSPHGAPRSVFNGDYISGGSSSGSAVAVAAGLVGFALGTDTAGSGRVPAAFNNIVGLKPTRGLLSTRGVVPACRSLDCVSIFALTAEDAQTVFEAAAVFDPADVYARARMPGTPPLPNAGFTFAVPRASDLQFFGDDEAARLFGEASERLEELGGRARWIDFSMFSEAAALLYDGPWVAERTAAVGGFIQKHEAAADPTVRGIVLGGGARSAVETFEAMYKLEALKRRMTTLFADIDFLVVPTAPTIYRVDEVMAEPVKLNSRLGTYTNFMNLLDMAGIAVPAGIGAKGLPFGITLAAPAFSEAKLIGLASAFAAAQGLAPGAPGRLVEDEGFIELAVVGAHMSGLPLNHELTSRGGMFVERTRTMPGYRFYALAGGPPFRPGLVRVASGGASIELEVWRLPRAAFGGFIAGVPQPLCIGTLDLASGRKVKGFLCEESGLDGAEEITALGGWRAYMARKLEKAS from the coding sequence ATGAAGGGCTTTTCTTTTTCGGTCGCCTCGCTTCGGGCGGGCTTCGCCGCAGGCGTCCGGGCGGAAGATGTCGCGGCGGAGGCGCTCGCGCGCGCGGATGCCTGCGCCGACCCCGCGATCTGGATTTCACGTGTGCCGCATGAGGATGTGCTGGCGCGGGCCCGCGAACTCGACGCATTACCGCGTGAGCAGCGGGCGCGGATGCCCTTGTTTGGCGTGCCGATTGCGATCAAGGACAATATCGATCTCACGGGGCTGCCGACAACGGCGGCCTGTCCCGAATTTTCCTATTCGCCGAAGGAAAGCGCGGCGGTCGTTCAGCGGCTGGTCGAGGCGGGCGCGATACCGATGGGCAAGACAAATCTCGACCAGTTCGCCACCGGCCTGGTCGGCACGCGCTCTCCGCACGGCGCGCCGCGCTCGGTCTTCAACGGCGATTACATTTCCGGCGGATCGTCGTCCGGTTCTGCCGTTGCCGTGGCCGCGGGGCTTGTCGGCTTTGCGCTTGGCACGGACACGGCGGGTTCGGGCCGCGTACCGGCGGCCTTCAACAATATTGTCGGGTTGAAGCCGACGCGGGGCTTGCTCTCCACGCGCGGCGTCGTTCCCGCTTGCCGTTCGCTCGATTGCGTATCCATCTTCGCGCTGACGGCGGAGGATGCGCAAACCGTGTTCGAGGCAGCGGCAGTGTTCGATCCTGCGGATGTCTATGCGCGCGCTCGAATGCCGGGAACACCGCCTCTGCCCAACGCGGGTTTCACCTTCGCGGTGCCGCGCGCATCGGACCTGCAATTCTTCGGCGATGACGAGGCGGCGCGTCTTTTCGGTGAGGCATCCGAACGGTTGGAAGAGCTGGGCGGGCGAGCGCGCTGGATCGATTTTTCGATGTTTTCCGAGGCTGCCGCCCTGCTTTATGACGGACCGTGGGTTGCGGAACGTACGGCAGCTGTGGGCGGCTTTATCCAGAAGCACGAGGCGGCCGCCGATCCGACCGTGCGCGGCATCGTGCTGGGCGGAGGTGCGCGCAGCGCGGTCGAGACATTCGAGGCGATGTACAAGCTCGAGGCGCTGAAGCGGCGCATGACGACGCTGTTCGCCGATATCGATTTTCTCGTCGTGCCGACCGCGCCGACGATCTATCGGGTGGATGAGGTGATGGCGGAGCCGGTGAAGCTCAACAGCCGGCTCGGCACCTACACGAATTTCATGAACCTGCTCGACATGGCGGGCATCGCGGTGCCAGCCGGCATCGGCGCGAAGGGATTGCCTTTCGGCATCACGTTGGCGGCTCCCGCCTTCTCCGAGGCAAAGCTTATCGGTCTTGCTTCCGCTTTTGCGGCAGCTCAGGGGCTTGCGCCCGGTGCGCCGGGGCGTCTTGTCGAGGATGAAGGCTTTATCGAACTTGCCGTTGTCGGCGCGCATATGTCCGGCCTGCCGCTCAATCATGAGCTGACATCGCGGGGGGGCATGTTCGTCGAGCGGACGCGCACGATGCCGGGCTACCGCTTCTATGCGCTGGCGGGCGGCCCGCCCTTCCGGCCGGGCCTCGTACGAGTTGCCTCCGGCGGCGCTTCGATCGAGCTTGAAGTCTGGAGGCTGCCGCGCGCGGCGTTTGGCGGCTTCATAGCCGGCGTGCCGCAGCCCTTGTGCATCGGCACGCTCGATCTTGCGAGCGGACGCAAGGTGAAGGGTTTTCTCTGCGAGGAAAGCGGGCTCGACGGCGCGGAGGAGATCACGGCGCTGGGCGGCTGGCGCGCCTATATGGCGCGGAAGCTGGAGAAGGCGAGCTAG
- a CDS encoding D-glycero-alpha-D-manno-heptose-1,7-bisphosphate 7-phosphatase, translated as MLTQDGIWLSTGDEPSGKGAPALFLDRDGVLVKEVNYLKNKEDVALEAGAAEIINWAKGWPREYAAICVTNQSGIARGLVSWPEFEAVEAEITRQLAGKGAALDLTIACPFHPDFTPGYGSAEDAWRKPGCRMLEYAAERLGLDLAASWLIGDKAADIEAAKRAGLKGALLVLTGYGAREREAALALAGGTFKVAVLPDLIEARGFLDSAF; from the coding sequence ATGCTCACCCAGGACGGCATCTGGCTTTCGACCGGCGACGAACCCTCCGGCAAGGGCGCCCCGGCGCTCTTTCTCGACCGGGACGGGGTGCTGGTCAAGGAGGTCAACTATCTGAAAAACAAGGAAGATGTGGCGCTGGAGGCAGGCGCGGCCGAGATCATCAACTGGGCGAAGGGGTGGCCCCGGGAATATGCCGCCATCTGCGTCACCAACCAGTCCGGCATCGCGCGGGGGCTTGTTTCATGGCCGGAATTCGAGGCTGTGGAAGCCGAGATCACACGGCAACTGGCCGGCAAGGGCGCTGCGCTCGACCTCACCATCGCCTGCCCCTTTCATCCCGACTTCACCCCCGGCTATGGCTCCGCCGAGGACGCATGGCGCAAGCCCGGCTGCCGGATGCTCGAATATGCCGCCGAGCGGCTCGGCCTCGATCTCGCCGCAAGCTGGCTCATCGGCGACAAGGCGGCCGACATCGAGGCCGCGAAACGCGCGGGCCTCAAGGGCGCCCTCCTCGTGCTCACCGGCTATGGCGCCAGGGAACGCGAGGCGGCGCTCGCGCTCGCCGGCGGCACTTTCAAGGTCGCCGTCCTGCCCGATCTCATCGAAGCGCGCGGCTTTCTCGACAGCGCGTTCTAG
- the rfaE1 gene encoding D-glycero-beta-D-manno-heptose-7-phosphate kinase, translating into MTVKSPDIQSLVEGLGHARVALAGDVMLDRFVYGHVERISPEAPIPVLRVDEERAMPGGAGNVARNLAALGAEVTFLSAVGDDEAGADLKAALEREGGIEAALTVVPGRTTTQKTRFVAMSQQILRADRETTQPLDAASAERLLAALTSALKDRQVLVLSDYGKGVLTPAFARGAIAAARAAGIPVIVDPKGRDYSLYAGASVVTPNRKELGEATGAAVDTDEEIVAAARALMKAHDIGAVVVTRAQAGMSVITADGAVTHLKAEAREVFDVSGAGDTVVSTLAAALGTGLTLAEAAGLANSAAGIVVGKVGTAVVHQDELLAKLRERELSMLEAKVAGLKSAEDIVAGWRARGLTVGFTNGCFDLLHPGHVTLLERSRALCDRLVVGLNSDASVSRLKGPERPVQPDIARATVLAALASVDLVVIFEEDTPEALIKALRPDILVKGGDYTIDKIVGADFVQAHGGRVEIVDIVPGFSTTGTLARLKG; encoded by the coding sequence ATGACCGTAAAAAGCCCGGATATTCAATCGCTTGTCGAGGGGCTCGGCCATGCGCGGGTGGCGCTTGCCGGCGATGTCATGCTCGACCGTTTCGTCTATGGCCATGTAGAGCGGATCTCGCCGGAGGCGCCGATCCCCGTGCTGCGGGTGGATGAGGAGCGGGCGATGCCGGGCGGTGCGGGCAATGTGGCGCGCAATCTCGCCGCGCTCGGGGCCGAGGTCACCTTTCTCTCGGCGGTTGGCGACGATGAAGCGGGCGCCGACCTGAAGGCGGCACTCGAGCGCGAGGGCGGCATCGAGGCGGCGCTCACCGTCGTTCCGGGCCGGACCACGACCCAGAAAACCCGCTTCGTCGCGATGAGCCAGCAGATCCTGCGTGCCGACCGCGAGACGACGCAACCGCTCGATGCGGCATCGGCGGAAAGGCTTCTCGCCGCGCTCACCTCCGCACTGAAAGACCGGCAGGTGCTTGTGTTGTCCGATTACGGCAAGGGAGTGCTGACGCCTGCCTTCGCGCGCGGCGCGATTGCCGCCGCCAGGGCGGCCGGCATTCCCGTGATCGTCGATCCCAAGGGCCGCGATTATTCACTCTATGCGGGCGCAAGCGTCGTAACGCCGAACCGCAAGGAACTCGGCGAGGCGACGGGCGCCGCCGTCGATACGGATGAGGAAATCGTTGCCGCCGCGCGCGCGCTCATGAAAGCGCATGACATCGGCGCCGTTGTCGTAACGCGGGCACAGGCGGGCATGAGCGTCATCACTGCGGATGGCGCGGTTACGCATCTCAAGGCGGAAGCACGGGAAGTGTTCGACGTGTCGGGTGCGGGAGATACGGTCGTCTCCACGCTCGCCGCCGCGCTCGGCACCGGCCTCACGCTGGCGGAGGCGGCGGGTCTCGCCAATTCTGCGGCGGGCATCGTCGTCGGCAAGGTTGGCACCGCCGTGGTGCACCAGGACGAGCTTCTGGCGAAATTGCGCGAACGCGAACTCTCCATGCTCGAAGCCAAGGTCGCCGGTCTCAAAAGCGCCGAGGACATCGTGGCGGGCTGGCGTGCGCGCGGGCTCACGGTCGGCTTCACCAATGGCTGCTTCGATCTTCTGCATCCTGGACATGTAACGCTGCTGGAGCGGTCGCGCGCGCTGTGCGACAGGCTCGTCGTCGGCCTCAACAGCGATGCATCCGTCAGCCGCCTCAAGGGGCCGGAGCGTCCCGTCCAGCCGGATATCGCGCGGGCAACCGTGCTTGCGGCCCTCGCCTCTGTCGATCTCGTGGTGATTTTCGAAGAGGATACGCCGGAGGCGCTCATCAAGGCGCTCAGGCCCGATATTCTGGTCAAGGGCGGCGACTACACGATAGACAAGATCGTCGGCGCCGATTTCGTGCAGGCGCATGGCGGACGCGTCGAGATCGTCGACATCGTGCCGGGCTTCAGCACCACGGGCACGCTCGCGCGTCTCAAGGGCTAG
- a CDS encoding CPBP family intramembrane glutamic endopeptidase, whose protein sequence is MPGLEEEPASRPPHSWWDIVAVPLLAMAMAAVAAGGAALLYVFMQEIPLAELRETATRAFRSTYVVYGAQAVLYLAIVFSVWVVLALRGYRLLPTHFAATRARSLLAAVAIGAMLAILAVLLLSLLPEDTQRQLVEGSELLMPETVGEALMLLVIAALLAPLVEELYFRGIVLRVLEGRFSFAVAAAITAVFFTLMHGHLFNLPGLGGWVLTGVIFILGMVLAWSVRWSGSLRPAIAMHAAYNFTLLAPGMAAMLTGVQT, encoded by the coding sequence ATGCCGGGCCTGGAAGAAGAACCGGCGTCGCGTCCTCCTCACTCCTGGTGGGATATTGTGGCGGTGCCGCTGCTCGCCATGGCGATGGCGGCTGTGGCTGCAGGAGGTGCGGCCCTTCTCTATGTTTTCATGCAGGAAATTCCGCTGGCGGAACTCCGGGAGACGGCAACGCGCGCGTTCCGCTCGACCTATGTCGTTTATGGCGCACAGGCGGTGCTCTATCTGGCAATCGTCTTTTCGGTCTGGGTGGTTCTGGCGTTGCGCGGATACCGCCTCCTTCCAACGCATTTTGCCGCCACTCGCGCGCGCTCCTTGCTGGCGGCTGTCGCTATCGGCGCCATGCTTGCGATCCTCGCCGTGCTTTTGCTGTCGCTTCTGCCGGAGGACACGCAGCGCCAGCTTGTCGAGGGGAGCGAACTTCTGATGCCGGAGACGGTGGGGGAAGCCCTGATGCTGCTCGTCATTGCCGCCCTGCTGGCGCCGCTGGTGGAGGAGCTCTACTTTCGCGGCATCGTGCTCCGCGTGCTCGAGGGCAGGTTTTCCTTTGCCGTGGCTGCGGCGATCACCGCCGTCTTTTTCACGCTGATGCACGGGCATCTGTTCAACCTTCCCGGCCTTGGCGGGTGGGTGCTGACAGGCGTGATTTTCATTCTCGGTATGGTGCTGGCATGGTCGGTACGGTGGAGCGGCTCGCTCCGCCCCGCCATTGCCATGCATGCGGCCTATAATTTCACGCTTCTGGCGCCCGGCATGGCGGCCATGCTGACGGGCGTTCAGACGTAG
- a CDS encoding D-sedoheptulose 7-phosphate isomerase has translation MGAHDIFHAAFDEHMKVAHETAKKLEQDFAGLVAACSEAVAGGGKLLFFGNGGSAADAQHIAAELSVRFIKDRPAIAAIALTTDTSVLTAAANDMGYERVFERQIEALGRRGDLAIGFSTSGKSRNVVLALEAARKQGLVTAAFAGAEANLMEGLADHILCVPSKTTARIQEMHITLGHMLCGALEEQLGYV, from the coding sequence TTGGGCGCACACGATATTTTCCACGCCGCTTTCGACGAACACATGAAAGTGGCGCATGAGACGGCGAAAAAGCTCGAACAGGACTTCGCCGGCCTCGTGGCGGCCTGCTCCGAAGCGGTGGCGGGCGGCGGCAAGCTGCTCTTTTTCGGAAATGGCGGCAGCGCGGCGGATGCACAGCATATTGCCGCAGAACTTTCCGTGCGCTTCATCAAGGACCGCCCGGCCATCGCCGCCATCGCGCTCACGACCGACACCTCGGTGCTGACGGCGGCGGCAAACGACATGGGCTATGAGCGCGTCTTCGAACGGCAGATCGAGGCGCTGGGACGGCGCGGCGATCTCGCCATCGGCTTCTCGACCTCGGGCAAGAGCCGCAACGTGGTTCTGGCGCTTGAGGCGGCGCGGAAGCAGGGCCTCGTCACCGCCGCCTTTGCCGGCGCCGAGGCGAACCTCATGGAAGGTCTCGCCGATCACATTCTCTGCGTGCCGTCGAAAACCACCGCCCGCATCCAGGAAATGCACATCACGCTCGGCCACATGCTGTGCGGCGCGCTGGAGGAACAGCTCGGCTACGTCTGA
- a CDS encoding porin family protein: MAFAAALALCAAGVATAGTLEDASQRLAQGDPGGAYQILKPEERARAGKPDYDYMLGIAAIDSGRPAEAVAAFERVLAVEPNHLQARAELGRAYIAMNEPEAARRELATVEAQRDVPDSVRATIDRYVAALDTGLSGGGTTIDNRVTLRAGYDTNVNNSTSDSRILIPAFAGLGFATLGAGATSEEDFFGEISGRTSLTHGLAIDKQLLVDLNASYRANSDFDQFNQGLAGLNVGFAQRTPDYGTFAITAQLQSYWVDDEAYRYTYGALGQWTYRTAGMTDYAVYLQYAKLNYPNNSAQNANRYTAGATIGQLLGGESEPYIYGGGYAGYEKLTDGTFDHLSYVFAGLRAGGELTLMPRLRGYAVAAVEVSEYEEPDPLFLEERSTVRSDLSAGLRYQLSNDLTLGTELAYTRSDSNIVLYEYDRVVASVSLSLDF; this comes from the coding sequence GTGGCATTCGCGGCGGCGCTGGCGCTTTGCGCGGCTGGGGTGGCGACAGCGGGCACGCTTGAGGATGCCTCGCAGCGCCTCGCCCAGGGCGATCCGGGCGGCGCCTATCAGATATTGAAACCGGAAGAACGGGCCCGGGCGGGCAAGCCCGATTACGACTACATGCTCGGTATCGCGGCCATCGATTCAGGCCGTCCGGCGGAAGCCGTCGCGGCTTTCGAGCGCGTGCTCGCCGTCGAGCCCAATCATCTGCAGGCGCGGGCGGAGCTTGGCCGCGCCTATATCGCGATGAACGAGCCGGAAGCGGCGCGGCGCGAACTCGCCACCGTGGAAGCGCAACGGGACGTCCCGGACAGTGTCCGCGCCACCATCGACCGCTATGTCGCGGCCCTCGATACGGGGCTGTCGGGCGGCGGCACGACCATCGACAATCGCGTCACGCTGCGTGCGGGCTATGACACCAACGTCAACAATTCGACCAGCGACAGCCGAATCCTGATCCCGGCCTTTGCCGGCCTCGGCTTCGCGACGCTCGGCGCGGGCGCGACATCGGAGGAGGATTTCTTCGGCGAGATCTCGGGCCGCACCTCGCTTACTCATGGCCTCGCCATCGACAAGCAGCTTCTGGTCGATCTGAATGCGTCCTACAGGGCGAACTCCGACTTCGACCAGTTCAATCAGGGCCTTGCCGGCCTCAATGTCGGCTTCGCGCAGCGCACGCCCGATTACGGCACTTTCGCCATCACGGCACAGCTCCAGTCCTACTGGGTCGATGACGAGGCTTACCGCTACACCTATGGCGCGCTCGGCCAGTGGACCTATCGCACGGCGGGCATGACGGATTACGCCGTCTATCTGCAATACGCGAAGCTCAATTATCCGAACAACAGCGCCCAGAACGCGAACCGCTACACGGCGGGCGCGACCATCGGCCAGTTGCTCGGCGGCGAAAGCGAGCCTTACATCTATGGCGGCGGCTATGCGGGCTACGAAAAGCTCACCGACGGCACCTTCGATCATCTCTCCTATGTCTTTGCCGGTCTGCGGGCTGGCGGCGAGCTCACTCTGATGCCGCGCTTGCGTGGCTATGCGGTCGCCGCCGTCGAAGTCTCGGAATATGAGGAGCCCGATCCCCTCTTCCTCGAAGAGCGGTCTACGGTGCGCAGCGACCTCTCGGCGGGCTTGCGCTATCAGCTCAGCAACGACCTCACCCTCGGTACGGAACTCGCCTATACGCGCTCCGACAGCAACATCGTGCTCTACGAGTATGACCGCGTCGTTGCTTCCGTTTCCCTCAGCCTCGACTTCTGA